The following proteins are encoded in a genomic region of Drosophila willistoni isolate 14030-0811.24 chromosome 3R, UCI_dwil_1.1, whole genome shotgun sequence:
- the LOC6649781 gene encoding glutamate receptor ionotropic, kainate 2 isoform X4, with protein MGLFAMAAAAPTQDMSKQMASVYCTGKCTRTGKHGNAGCPHGVGLLWILTLMIPLATLIVGSGAERTNVGLIYESTIPEMEKIFHLAIAKANEDNEEMNFHGVTMAIEPGNSFETSKKLCKMLKQNLVAVFGPTTNLAARHAMSICDAKELPFLDTRWDFDAQLPTINLHPHPSQLALTLKDIVMSMGWESFTIIYESGEYLATVSELLQMYGTAGPTITVRRYELNLNGNYRNVLRRIRNAEDFSFVVVGSMETLPEFFKQAQQVGLLTSDYRYIVGNLDWHTMDVEPYQHAGTNITALRLVSPEDELVQEVAKALYESDEPFQNVSCPLTNSMALVYDGVQLLAETYKHVDFRPVPLSCGDDSAWDKGFTLVNYMKSLTLNGLTGPIRFDYEGLRTDFQLDVIELTVSGMQQIGQWSSEGGFEPNRPPPAHSLEPDIRSLVNKSFVVITAISEPYGMLKETAEKLEGNDQFEGFGIELIDELSKKLGFTYTFRLQVDNKYGGIDPKTGEWNGMLREIIDNRADLAITDLTMTSERESGVDFTIPFMNLGIAILFRKPMKEPPKLFSFMSPFSGEVWIFLGLAYTSVSITMFVLGRLSPAEWDNPYPCIEEPTELENQFSFANCMWFSIGALLQQGSELAPKAYSTRAVAASWWFFTLILVSSYTANLAAFLTVESLVTPINDADDLSENKGGVKYGAKNGGSTFTFFRESTYPTYQKMYEFMKENPQYMTNTNQEGVDAVENTNYAFLMESTTIEYITERRCTLTQVGSLLDEKGYGIAMRKNSPYRDTLSLAILELQEQGLLTKMKTKWWKEKRGGGACSVSYSVAVSTTFLQIIGVDGYVCVCVCRMRMTMAEHWLWKSAIWAASFWSWALARSLAYLSRCSRWCLVSRIVAVKTR; from the exons ATGGGGCTTTTTGCAATGGCAGCTGCTGCCCCCACACAAGATATGAGCAAACAAATGGCATCAGTTTATTGCACTGGAAAATGCACGAGAACTGGGAAACATGGAAATGCCGGATGTCCACATGGTGTGGGCTTGTTGTGGATATTAACACTGATGATTCCTCTTGCCACCTTGATTGTTGGCTCTGGAGCGGAGCGTACCAATGTGG GCCTCATCTACGAGAGTACGATTCCAGAGATGGAGAAAATCTTTCATTTGGCCATTGCGAAAGCAAATGAAGACAATGAGGAAATGAATTTTCATGGTGTTACCATGGCCATTGAGCCTGGAAACTCTTTTGAGACTTCGAAAAAGCTTTGCAAAATGCTCAAG CAAAATTTGGTGGCTGTTTTTGGACCCACTACCAATTTGGCTGCTCGCCACGCCATGAGCATTTGCGATGCAAAGGAATTGCCTTTTCTGGACACACGCTGGGATTTCGATGCCCAACTGCCCACCATCAATCTGCATCCACATCCATCACAGCTGGCCCTGACACTGAAGGATATTGTGATGTCTATGGGTTGGGAGAGTTTCACCATTATCTACGAGTCTGGCGAATATCTGGCCACTGTTAGCGAGCTACTGCAGATGTATGGAACAGCGGGTCCAACTATCACAGTGCGGCGTtatgaattgaatttgaacGGAAACTATCGAAATGTCCTGCGTCGCATACGCAATGCTGAGGACTTCTCTTTTGTGGTAGTCGGATCAATGGAAACATTGCCAGAGTTCTTCAAACAGGCCCAGCAAGTGGGATTGCTGACCAGCGATTATCGTTACATTGTTGGAAATCTGGACTGGCATACCATGGATGTGGAGCCCTATCAACATGCTGGGACTAATATAACTGCGCTACGTCTAGTTTCGCCAGAAGATGAACTAGTGCAAGAAGTGGCCAAGGCGCTTTACGAGAGCGACGAGCCATTTCAAAATG TCTCGTGCCCTTTGACCAACAGCATGGCTCTGGTCTATGATGGTGTACAACTCCTGGCCGAGACCTACAAGCATGTGGACTTTCGCCCCGTGCCGCTAAGCTGCGGCGATGACTCTGCCTGGGACAAGGGTTTCACACTCGTCAACTATATGAAATCG CTTACGCTGAATGGCCTCACGGGTCCCATTCGCTTTGACTACGAGGGATTGCGCACAGACTTTCAGTTGGATGTCATTGAGCTGACTGTCTCCGGCATGCAGCAGATTGGACAATGGAGCAGTGAAGGCGGCTTTGAGCCGAATCGCCCACCTCCGGCTCATTCCCTGGAGCCGGATATTCGTTCGCTGGTGAACAAAAGTTTTGTGGTCATTACGGCCATT AGTGAACCCTATGGCATGCTGAAGGAAACCGCAGAGAAACTGGAGGGCAATGATCAGTTCGAGGGCTTTGGCATCGAGCTCATCGATGAGTTATCCAAAAAACTTGGCTTTACCTACACATTTCGCCTGCAAGTGGATAATAAATACGGAGGCATAGATCCCAAAACAGGCGAATGGAATGGCATGTTGCGTGAGATAATCGATAAT CGAGCTGACCTGGCCATCACGGATCTAACAATGACAtcggagagagagagtggtGTGGACTTTACGATACCCTTTATGAATCTGG GAATTGCAATTTTGTTTCGCAAACCAATGAAAGAGCCCCCCAAATTGTTCTCATTCATGTCGCCATTTTCGGGAGAGGTGTGGATCTTTTTGGGATTGGCCTATACAAGTGTGTCAATTACCATGTTTGTGCTGGGACGTCTATCGCCAGCGGAATGGGACAATCCATATCCGTGTATTGAGGAGCCCACCGAACTGGAGAATCAATTCAGTTTTGCCAATTGCATGTGGTTTTCCATTGGAGCATTGCTCCAACAAGGCTCCGAACTGGCACCCAA AGCCTATTCAACGCGTGCTGTGGCTGCTTCCTGGTGGTTTTTCACTCTAATTTTGGTATCCTCGTACACAGCCAATTTGGCTGCTTTTCTCACTGTCGAATCCTTGGTAACGCCCATCAatgatgctgatgatttgTCAGAGAACAAAGGAGGTGTGAAATATGGTGCCAAAAATGGTGGCAGCACCTTTACTTTCTTTCGAGAGTCAACCTATCCCACATATCAGAAGATGTATGAGTTCATGAAAGAGAATCCTCAATATATGACCAATACGAATCAGGAAGGTGTAGATGCCGTGGAGAATACTAATTATGCCTTTCTCATGGAGTCCACGACCATTGAGTACATCACAGAACGTCGTTGCACTTTGACCCAGGTGGGTTCATTGCTGGACGAGAAGGGCTATGGCATAGCTATGCGAAAGA ATTCTCCTTATCGTGATACTCTCAGTCTTGCCATATTGGAGTTGCAGGAGCAGGGCTTGTTGACCAAAATGAAGACCAAATGGTGGAAGGAGAAACGTGGTGGTGGCGCCTGTTCGGTAAGTTATTCTGTTGCAGTTTCAACGACATTTCTTCAAATTATAGGTGTGGatgggtatgtgtgtgtgtgtgtgtgcaggaTGCGGATGACGATGGCGGAGCATTGGCTTTGGAAATCAGCAATTTGGGCGGCGTCTTTCTGGTCATGGGCGTTGGCTCGTTCTTTGGCATATTTGTCTCGTTGCTCGAGATGGTGCTTGGTGTCAAGGATCGTAGCAGTGAAAACAAG GTGA
- the LOC6649781 gene encoding glutamate receptor ionotropic, kainate 2 isoform X5, translated as MGLFAMAAAAPTQDMSKQMASVYCTGKCTRTGKHGNAGCPHGVGLLWILTLMIPLATLIVGSGAERTNVGLIYESTIPEMEKIFHLAIAKANEDNEEMNFHGVTMAIEPGNSFETSKKLCKMLKQNLVAVFGPTTNLAARHAMSICDAKELPFLDTRWDFDAQLPTINLHPHPSQLALTLKDIVMSMGWESFTIIYESGEYLATVSELLQMYGTAGPTITVRRYELNLNGNYRNVLRRIRNAEDFSFVVVGSMETLPEFFKQAQQVGLLTSDYRYIVGNLDWHTMDVEPYQHAGTNITALRLVSPEDELVQEVAKALYESDEPFQNVSCPLTNSMALVYDGVQLLAETYKHVDFRPVPLSCGDDSAWDKGFTLVNYMKSLTLNGLTGPIRFDYEGLRTDFQLDVIELTVSGMQQIGQWSSEGGFEPNRPPPAHSLEPDIRSLVNKSFVVITAISEPYGMLKETAEKLEGNDQFEGFGIELIDELSKKLGFTYTFRLQVDNKYGGIDPKTGEWNGMLREIIDNRADLAITDLTMTSERESGVDFTIPFMNLGIAILFRKPMKEPPKLFSFMSPFSGEVWIFLGLAYTSVSITMFVLGRLSPAEWDNPYPCIEEPTELENQFSFANCMWFSIGALLQQGSELAPKAYSTRAVAASWWFFTLILVSSYTANLAAFLTVESLVTPINDADDLSENKGGVKYGAKNGGSTFTFFRESTYPTYQKMYEFMKENPQYMTNTNQEGVDAVENTNYAFLMESTTIEYITERRCTLTQILLIVILSVLPYWSCRSRAC; from the exons ATGGGGCTTTTTGCAATGGCAGCTGCTGCCCCCACACAAGATATGAGCAAACAAATGGCATCAGTTTATTGCACTGGAAAATGCACGAGAACTGGGAAACATGGAAATGCCGGATGTCCACATGGTGTGGGCTTGTTGTGGATATTAACACTGATGATTCCTCTTGCCACCTTGATTGTTGGCTCTGGAGCGGAGCGTACCAATGTGG GCCTCATCTACGAGAGTACGATTCCAGAGATGGAGAAAATCTTTCATTTGGCCATTGCGAAAGCAAATGAAGACAATGAGGAAATGAATTTTCATGGTGTTACCATGGCCATTGAGCCTGGAAACTCTTTTGAGACTTCGAAAAAGCTTTGCAAAATGCTCAAG CAAAATTTGGTGGCTGTTTTTGGACCCACTACCAATTTGGCTGCTCGCCACGCCATGAGCATTTGCGATGCAAAGGAATTGCCTTTTCTGGACACACGCTGGGATTTCGATGCCCAACTGCCCACCATCAATCTGCATCCACATCCATCACAGCTGGCCCTGACACTGAAGGATATTGTGATGTCTATGGGTTGGGAGAGTTTCACCATTATCTACGAGTCTGGCGAATATCTGGCCACTGTTAGCGAGCTACTGCAGATGTATGGAACAGCGGGTCCAACTATCACAGTGCGGCGTtatgaattgaatttgaacGGAAACTATCGAAATGTCCTGCGTCGCATACGCAATGCTGAGGACTTCTCTTTTGTGGTAGTCGGATCAATGGAAACATTGCCAGAGTTCTTCAAACAGGCCCAGCAAGTGGGATTGCTGACCAGCGATTATCGTTACATTGTTGGAAATCTGGACTGGCATACCATGGATGTGGAGCCCTATCAACATGCTGGGACTAATATAACTGCGCTACGTCTAGTTTCGCCAGAAGATGAACTAGTGCAAGAAGTGGCCAAGGCGCTTTACGAGAGCGACGAGCCATTTCAAAATG TCTCGTGCCCTTTGACCAACAGCATGGCTCTGGTCTATGATGGTGTACAACTCCTGGCCGAGACCTACAAGCATGTGGACTTTCGCCCCGTGCCGCTAAGCTGCGGCGATGACTCTGCCTGGGACAAGGGTTTCACACTCGTCAACTATATGAAATCG CTTACGCTGAATGGCCTCACGGGTCCCATTCGCTTTGACTACGAGGGATTGCGCACAGACTTTCAGTTGGATGTCATTGAGCTGACTGTCTCCGGCATGCAGCAGATTGGACAATGGAGCAGTGAAGGCGGCTTTGAGCCGAATCGCCCACCTCCGGCTCATTCCCTGGAGCCGGATATTCGTTCGCTGGTGAACAAAAGTTTTGTGGTCATTACGGCCATT AGTGAACCCTATGGCATGCTGAAGGAAACCGCAGAGAAACTGGAGGGCAATGATCAGTTCGAGGGCTTTGGCATCGAGCTCATCGATGAGTTATCCAAAAAACTTGGCTTTACCTACACATTTCGCCTGCAAGTGGATAATAAATACGGAGGCATAGATCCCAAAACAGGCGAATGGAATGGCATGTTGCGTGAGATAATCGATAAT CGAGCTGACCTGGCCATCACGGATCTAACAATGACAtcggagagagagagtggtGTGGACTTTACGATACCCTTTATGAATCTGG GAATTGCAATTTTGTTTCGCAAACCAATGAAAGAGCCCCCCAAATTGTTCTCATTCATGTCGCCATTTTCGGGAGAGGTGTGGATCTTTTTGGGATTGGCCTATACAAGTGTGTCAATTACCATGTTTGTGCTGGGACGTCTATCGCCAGCGGAATGGGACAATCCATATCCGTGTATTGAGGAGCCCACCGAACTGGAGAATCAATTCAGTTTTGCCAATTGCATGTGGTTTTCCATTGGAGCATTGCTCCAACAAGGCTCCGAACTGGCACCCAA AGCCTATTCAACGCGTGCTGTGGCTGCTTCCTGGTGGTTTTTCACTCTAATTTTGGTATCCTCGTACACAGCCAATTTGGCTGCTTTTCTCACTGTCGAATCCTTGGTAACGCCCATCAatgatgctgatgatttgTCAGAGAACAAAGGAGGTGTGAAATATGGTGCCAAAAATGGTGGCAGCACCTTTACTTTCTTTCGAGAGTCAACCTATCCCACATATCAGAAGATGTATGAGTTCATGAAAGAGAATCCTCAATATATGACCAATACGAATCAGGAAGGTGTAGATGCCGTGGAGAATACTAATTATGCCTTTCTCATGGAGTCCACGACCATTGAGTACATCACAGAACGTCGTTGCACTTTGACCCAG ATTCTCCTTATCGTGATACTCTCAGTCTTGCCATATTGGAGTTGCAGGAGCAGGGCTTGTTGA